Proteins encoded in a region of the Triticum dicoccoides isolate Atlit2015 ecotype Zavitan chromosome 3A, WEW_v2.0, whole genome shotgun sequence genome:
- the LOC119272769 gene encoding MADS-box transcription factor 51-like produces MARRGRVELRRIKDRTSRQVRFSKRRSGLFKKAFELALLCDTEVSLLVFSPAGRFYEYASSSLCAVRVFGSSKALLLRPHSSPVIGYERVVKAAACKMQRRQ; encoded by the exons ATGGCGCGGCGCGGGCGTGTGGAGCTGCGGCGGATCAAGGACCGGACGAGCCGGCAGGTGCGCTTCTCCAAGCGCCGCTCGGGGCTCTTCAAGAAGGCCTTCGAGCTCGCGCTCCTCTGCGATACCGAGGTCTCGCTGCTCGTCTTCTCCCCCGCCGGCAGGTTCTACGAGTACGCCTCCTCCAG TCTATGTGCAGTGCGTGTATTTGGTTCAAGCAAAGCTCTGTTGCTGAGGCCACACTCTTCCCCGGTTATTGGGTATGAAAGAGTTGTGAAGGCTGCTGCTTGTAAAATGCAGCGAAGGCAGTAG